A stretch of the Flavobacterium aquiphilum genome encodes the following:
- a CDS encoding RagB/SusD family nutrient uptake outer membrane protein, with protein sequence MKKISINLFQIKMTLIMSVLAISLSTTSCQDYLDLPSYNTVDTESVFSNEQTADMFVQGCYRGIIHSEFFYQLGAGETVMHSCEDGTTNNSKYNICNYFFDATTPYTVTTIFKEQYRIIEATNIAISRIGKMPVTNKTKALLGEAKAIRAFCYYNLIRVYGDVPAVWTPLEELDPNDESTFYPKRSPRDEIYDHIIADLQSAVQDIPWLSESGFSTDERLTKQGAYALLSRVALYAGGYSLRWNLQTNDPSSLLMSRRSDNARVQQLYQIASDACQAVIAKNENRLVQAQGGKSGFEYLWYNFANRNFAATKPEMLWEVANYGPNTNSDFGVYAHPGSRGGLFGSRKALQFMLPTYYLSFDSKDTRRDVSCTSYSIYFLNSGAATDKWVDVGTTFSCIMPGKFRISWCKEPQGASQRNLNIPVLRYSDVLLMYAEAQNYLNNGPTQAAKDALLEVRSRAGIGSMAIPSAKQDFEDAIVQERKWEFAGEFNLRTDLIRMNRLASELAKTKQSMKDLSDKKGAYANVAAYRLYKFRYDAQAYGDPFLAVQYTDVTNPAEIAQIQTIPTTAAQYPAFLAKTAAIAQAHGFTVAAGDMWYPAKMFEAYTSSYNGSSRKTVGFTAGFNALQIGSIIYTKPTGSVENGGTYPNWIQAADGTDGLYYGFKENHSELLPFANKAAGHPMVDNKNLTQLPGY encoded by the coding sequence ATGAAAAAGATATCTATTAATTTGTTTCAGATAAAAATGACATTGATAATGTCGGTTCTTGCCATATCGTTGAGTACGACGTCATGCCAGGACTACTTGGATTTACCATCTTATAATACTGTCGATACAGAGTCTGTATTTTCAAATGAACAAACAGCCGATATGTTTGTTCAAGGTTGTTACCGTGGTATAATTCATTCCGAATTCTTTTATCAGTTGGGTGCAGGGGAGACCGTAATGCACTCTTGTGAAGACGGAACTACAAATAATTCAAAGTATAATATCTGTAATTATTTTTTCGACGCGACCACACCTTATACCGTTACAACAATTTTTAAGGAGCAATATCGTATTATTGAGGCTACCAATATTGCAATTAGCCGTATAGGAAAAATGCCTGTGACAAATAAAACCAAAGCGTTGTTAGGAGAAGCAAAGGCTATTCGTGCATTTTGTTACTATAACTTAATCCGTGTTTATGGTGATGTTCCGGCTGTATGGACACCGCTTGAAGAATTGGATCCAAATGATGAAAGTACATTTTACCCAAAACGTTCTCCACGTGATGAAATTTATGACCACATCATCGCTGATCTTCAATCTGCAGTACAAGATATACCCTGGCTTTCAGAAAGTGGTTTTTCTACTGATGAGCGTTTAACAAAACAAGGAGCTTATGCATTGTTATCTCGTGTTGCTCTTTATGCTGGCGGGTATTCATTGCGTTGGAACCTTCAAACAAACGATCCTTCCAGTTTATTGATGTCCCGTCGTAGCGATAATGCCCGAGTACAGCAACTTTATCAAATTGCCAGTGATGCTTGTCAGGCAGTCATTGCAAAAAATGAAAATAGATTAGTGCAAGCTCAGGGAGGTAAGAGTGGTTTCGAATATTTGTGGTATAATTTTGCCAACCGTAATTTTGCAGCCACTAAACCTGAAATGCTTTGGGAAGTTGCCAATTATGGACCTAATACAAACTCTGATTTTGGTGTGTATGCGCATCCTGGATCTAGGGGAGGTTTGTTTGGTTCGCGTAAAGCACTTCAGTTTATGTTGCCAACGTATTATTTGTCATTTGACTCAAAAGATACTCGTCGTGACGTTTCTTGTACCTCTTACAGTATTTATTTCCTAAACTCCGGCGCCGCAACTGATAAATGGGTTGATGTAGGGACGACTTTCTCTTGTATTATGCCTGGTAAATTTAGAATTTCATGGTGTAAAGAACCGCAAGGAGCCTCTCAAAGAAACTTAAATATCCCTGTTTTGCGTTATTCTGATGTGTTGTTAATGTATGCTGAAGCTCAAAACTATCTGAATAATGGCCCAACACAGGCAGCAAAAGATGCTTTGCTTGAAGTAAGAAGCCGTGCAGGTATTGGTTCAATGGCTATACCATCGGCAAAACAGGATTTTGAAGATGCTATTGTTCAGGAACGTAAGTGGGAATTTGCAGGTGAATTTAACTTACGTACTGATTTGATTAGAATGAATCGTCTGGCAAGTGAATTGGCCAAAACAAAACAAAGCATGAAAGATCTTTCAGATAAGAAAGGTGCTTACGCAAATGTTGCAGCTTATCGTTTGTACAAATTCCGTTATGATGCACAGGCGTATGGCGATCCGTTTTTGGCGGTTCAATACACTGATGTAACAAATCCAGCTGAAATTGCGCAAATCCAAACGATACCAACTACTGCTGCACAATATCCAGCTTTCCTTGCAAAAACGGCAGCCATTGCTCAGGCTCATGGTTTTACCGTAGCAGCTGGTGATATGTGGTATCCTGCAAAAATGTTTGAAGCTTATACAAGTTCTTATAACGGCAGTTCTCGTAAAACGGTTGGATTTACAGCTGGTTTTAACGCGCTGCAAATAGGATCAATTATATACACCAAACCAACAGGTTCAGTTGAAAACGGTGGTACATATCCAAACTGGATTCAAGCCGCAGATGGTACTGACGGATTGTATTATGGATTTAAAGAAAACCACTCGGAATTGCTTCCTTTTGCTAATAAAGCTGCTGGACATCCAATGGTTGACAACAAAAATCTGACTCAATTACCAGGATATTAA
- a CDS encoding SusC/RagA family TonB-linked outer membrane protein, with amino-acid sequence MKTFIFLFCTTLFALTPEHVLSQHVKIQVKENKKMSVDEVFDLIMEQTDYKFFYEEGIFKGLPKVEVKKGSIEADDLLKQSLSNANIDIVIGKNNAVIIKEKPRNVNAILQKIKITGVVTTPDGLPLAGANVSEKGTSNATQTDFDGKFSIMVENNKAILKVTYIGFDAKEITVNNQTTIKIVMHESASSLNEIVVVGYGTRKKSDLTGAISSVSAKQLASVPAMTAAQALQGKAAGLNIVTTSGAPGAGTNITIRGGTSITQSTKPLYIVDGFQMDDALNVINPNDIKSIEVLKDASSTAIYGARGSNGIIAITTKSGKKGKTTVTYNSFVSFDQLSKKMDMMSNAQDFVKYQYELAVLQGKPAAYSSVFDNNLATNDPNFYKGAYDRINQRYANGYNIDWQDQVFGGTGFTQNNNLSISGGSEKTQVLLSYNYNNQEGIIANHNDLRHSLRTKINSELYKGIRLDFNSMFTNTSTDGGGAYSGLKKVLLQPINGGTLFNRDQLLNTQTYGDFSALDSAYDTENPIIENEASKSNKKNRVFLANAGIEFDFLKHFTWRTSSQYTFSSGKSTTFSDENSRAALTDPINTGINGSIGNSESYSYQLTNTLNYKQIFADKHDVSVLLGQEITYNESEGNSISLKQFPVPNFGLDDISNATVSNKSVSHSRSDLASFFARANYSFDERYLLTATIRTDGSSKFADGYKWGVFPSVSGAWRISEESFWKNLNIENTINNLKLRLGYGITGNNGIGNNLYLTTVAQTDYPINNTPGNPAYVPSTTLGNQALKWETLHAKNVGLDLSMFNHRLDITTEWYNNEISDMLLKSTIPSSTGYSDQYQNIGTMRNRGWEFTISTVNIKSKDFQWTTDLNFAFNKSKVLSLEKDQTQKSFAVGDNRSGTVTYYAKVGDQLGDMYGYVYDGIYTTADFTQNANGTYTLNPGVVKPSTGTPSPGDIKFAADNDAGDQFTRKLVKIGNGTPDCIGGISNTFTYDGFDFSVFMNFSIGNDIYNATKASTSPYAPFQNVPEEFGNTYYRLIDPATGQKATSLARLKELNPNEASNTAALNLVNSSYITYPSSYYVEDGSYLRIGQITLGYTLPKEVSQKAYISNLRFYFTANNLLTFTKYSGYNPEVSSGNNDLVAVTPGYDSSAYPRSKSFVFGMNLTF; translated from the coding sequence ATGAAAACATTCATATTCTTATTTTGCACGACGCTATTTGCTTTAACTCCGGAACATGTTTTATCCCAGCATGTTAAAATACAGGTTAAAGAAAATAAGAAAATGTCAGTAGATGAGGTTTTTGACCTGATCATGGAGCAAACTGATTATAAATTCTTTTATGAAGAAGGCATATTTAAAGGGCTTCCTAAAGTTGAAGTAAAAAAGGGAAGTATAGAAGCTGATGATCTTTTGAAGCAAAGCCTATCAAATGCTAATATTGACATCGTTATTGGTAAAAATAATGCGGTAATAATTAAAGAAAAACCTAGAAATGTCAACGCAATTCTGCAGAAAATTAAAATTACAGGAGTCGTAACTACTCCGGATGGACTGCCTTTAGCGGGTGCTAATGTTTCGGAAAAAGGGACTTCAAATGCTACGCAAACTGATTTTGATGGTAAATTTTCAATAATGGTTGAAAATAATAAAGCCATTTTAAAAGTGACTTATATAGGTTTTGATGCTAAAGAAATAACAGTAAATAATCAAACAACAATTAAAATTGTAATGCACGAAAGTGCTTCTTCTTTAAACGAAATCGTTGTAGTAGGTTATGGAACTAGAAAAAAATCAGATTTAACAGGGGCAATATCATCTGTTTCGGCTAAGCAATTAGCATCTGTTCCTGCAATGACTGCAGCTCAGGCTCTTCAGGGAAAAGCTGCCGGTTTAAATATTGTTACAACTAGTGGTGCGCCGGGTGCCGGAACCAACATCACAATCCGTGGAGGAACATCGATTACTCAAAGTACCAAACCATTATATATTGTTGATGGTTTTCAAATGGACGATGCACTTAATGTTATTAATCCAAATGATATTAAAAGTATTGAAGTGCTGAAAGATGCTTCCTCAACAGCGATTTATGGGGCTCGTGGTTCGAATGGTATTATAGCAATTACAACCAAATCAGGGAAAAAAGGAAAAACAACAGTTACTTACAACTCGTTTGTTTCGTTTGACCAGCTTTCCAAAAAAATGGATATGATGTCCAATGCCCAAGATTTTGTAAAATATCAATATGAATTGGCAGTATTACAAGGAAAACCAGCTGCATACAGTAGTGTTTTTGATAATAACTTAGCGACAAATGACCCTAATTTTTATAAAGGAGCCTATGATCGTATTAATCAGCGTTATGCTAATGGCTATAACATCGATTGGCAAGATCAAGTTTTTGGAGGAACAGGTTTTACTCAAAACAACAATTTATCGATAAGTGGTGGTAGTGAAAAAACTCAGGTTTTATTAAGCTATAACTATAATAATCAAGAAGGGATCATTGCAAATCACAATGATCTAAGACATTCATTGCGCACTAAGATTAATTCTGAGTTGTACAAAGGTATTCGCTTGGATTTCAATTCTATGTTTACAAATACTTCAACAGATGGTGGAGGTGCTTATAGCGGATTGAAAAAAGTGCTGTTGCAACCAATTAATGGAGGAACTTTATTTAATAGAGACCAGTTGCTTAATACACAGACTTACGGTGATTTTTCTGCTTTGGACTCTGCTTATGATACAGAAAATCCAATAATTGAAAATGAAGCATCGAAATCCAATAAAAAGAATCGTGTCTTTCTTGCCAATGCTGGCATAGAATTCGATTTTCTAAAACATTTCACTTGGCGTACTTCTAGCCAATACACTTTTTCAAGCGGAAAATCTACCACTTTTTCTGATGAAAATTCCAGAGCGGCCCTAACAGATCCTATCAACACGGGTATTAATGGAAGTATTGGTAACTCAGAATCGTATAGTTATCAATTGACAAATACATTAAACTATAAGCAAATATTTGCTGATAAACACGACGTTAGTGTTTTATTGGGACAAGAGATTACTTATAATGAATCGGAAGGGAATAGTATAAGTCTTAAACAGTTTCCAGTTCCAAACTTTGGTTTAGATGATATTTCAAATGCAACTGTATCAAACAAGTCAGTAAGTCATTCACGTAGCGACTTGGCGTCTTTCTTTGCACGTGCAAATTATTCATTTGACGAACGCTATCTTCTAACAGCAACTATTCGTACAGATGGTTCTTCAAAATTTGCCGATGGTTATAAATGGGGAGTATTCCCATCTGTGTCTGGGGCATGGAGAATTTCTGAAGAAAGTTTTTGGAAAAACCTTAATATAGAGAACACTATTAATAATCTAAAATTGCGTCTTGGTTATGGTATTACCGGTAACAACGGCATTGGTAATAACTTATATCTTACTACAGTAGCACAAACCGACTACCCAATTAATAATACTCCGGGGAATCCTGCGTATGTACCTAGTACAACGCTAGGTAACCAAGCTTTAAAATGGGAAACTTTGCACGCCAAAAACGTCGGTTTAGATTTGTCAATGTTTAATCACCGACTTGATATCACTACTGAGTGGTATAACAACGAGATAAGTGATATGTTATTAAAAAGTACAATTCCTTCTTCGACAGGATATTCAGATCAGTACCAAAATATAGGTACTATGCGTAACCGTGGTTGGGAATTTACAATTAGTACAGTAAATATTAAAAGCAAAGATTTCCAGTGGACAACCGATTTGAATTTTGCTTTCAACAAATCAAAAGTTTTGTCTTTAGAGAAAGATCAAACTCAAAAATCGTTCGCAGTGGGTGATAACAGATCCGGTACAGTTACTTATTATGCCAAAGTTGGTGATCAATTAGGTGATATGTATGGTTATGTATATGACGGTATTTATACAACAGCTGATTTTACGCAAAATGCTAATGGTACTTACACTTTGAATCCGGGTGTTGTTAAGCCATCTACCGGAACTCCTAGTCCTGGTGATATTAAATTTGCTGCCGATAATGATGCTGGAGATCAATTTACCCGAAAATTGGTTAAAATCGGTAATGGTACTCCAGACTGCATTGGAGGTATCAGTAATACATTTACTTATGATGGTTTTGATTTCAGCGTGTTTATGAATTTCAGCATCGGTAACGACATTTACAATGCAACTAAAGCGAGTACTAGTCCATATGCGCCTTTTCAGAATGTTCCTGAAGAATTTGGAAATACTTACTACCGTTTGATTGATCCAGCAACTGGACAAAAAGCAACTTCGCTTGCTCGTCTGAAAGAGTTGAATCCTAATGAGGCTTCTAATACTGCTGCTTTAAATCTTGTTAATTCAAGCTACATTACTTATCCTTCTTCATACTATGTGGAGGATGGTTCTTACCTAAGAATTGGACAAATAACATTAGGATATACTTTGCCAAAAGAAGTGTCTCAAAAAGCATATATCTCTAATCTGCGTTTTTATTTCACGGCTAATAATTTGTTAACTTTTACGAAGTACTCAGGTTATAATCCGGAAGTTTCTTCCGGTAACAATGATTTAGTGGCGGTTACACCTGGCTATGACAGTTCTGCTTATCCTAGATCAAAAAGCTTTGTTTTTGGTATGAACTTAACATTTTAA
- a CDS encoding FecR family protein encodes MKDIFQISKLLIKKKLKVITDSEKLELKDFKAKYSFLKDIKVDQLIDKVDDLSEIDNKKAWKSIKEKYQDRNEEPVISIAKKPWFKYAAASIVVAFLSTTFFLHRNIVSKQSVEISPEVVKNNIESFKPGTDKATLTLGNGESIVLGKGTSVQTHNAKSSGEKIVYESNKSNVSKTEYNYLTIPRGGQFSIQLSDGTKVWLNSETQLKFPVAFVEGETRQVELVYGEAYFEVSPSTAHKGAHFEVYNMNQKVEVVGTEFNIKAYNDESNIYTTLVKGKVNVEIEKKKQKLVPNQQLNLDLKNNTSIIKTVDVYNEISWKEGVFSFKGKSLKEIMRVISRWYDVDVVFENKKLESLEFKGSLDKKQSLKEILSIMKSTTINSYEIKDKTLVIR; translated from the coding sequence ATGAAAGATATTTTTCAAATTTCGAAACTTCTAATCAAGAAAAAATTAAAAGTCATAACTGATTCTGAGAAATTGGAATTAAAAGATTTTAAAGCGAAATACTCTTTTTTAAAAGATATTAAAGTAGATCAATTAATAGATAAGGTTGATGACCTTTCAGAAATTGATAATAAAAAAGCGTGGAAATCAATCAAAGAAAAATATCAGGACAGAAATGAAGAGCCTGTTATTTCTATAGCCAAAAAACCTTGGTTTAAATATGCAGCAGCTTCAATTGTGGTCGCATTTTTAAGTACAACTTTCTTTCTACACAGAAATATCGTATCCAAGCAATCTGTTGAAATTTCTCCTGAAGTCGTAAAGAACAATATCGAGAGTTTTAAACCCGGAACAGATAAAGCTACATTAACGTTAGGAAACGGTGAAAGTATTGTTTTAGGAAAAGGAACTTCGGTTCAAACACACAACGCAAAAAGTAGCGGTGAAAAAATCGTATATGAATCCAACAAATCGAATGTTTCAAAAACCGAGTATAATTATTTGACAATACCAAGAGGCGGACAATTTTCTATACAATTATCTGATGGTACAAAAGTTTGGCTGAACTCAGAAACTCAATTGAAATTTCCTGTAGCATTTGTAGAAGGAGAAACAAGACAAGTAGAATTGGTTTACGGAGAAGCCTATTTTGAAGTTTCGCCTAGTACTGCACATAAAGGAGCTCATTTCGAAGTGTACAATATGAATCAAAAAGTTGAAGTCGTAGGAACTGAATTCAATATAAAAGCATACAATGACGAATCAAACATTTACACCACTTTAGTCAAAGGAAAAGTTAATGTTGAGATTGAAAAGAAAAAACAAAAGTTAGTTCCTAACCAACAACTAAACCTTGATCTAAAAAATAATACTTCAATAATTAAAACTGTAGATGTTTATAATGAAATATCATGGAAAGAGGGCGTTTTCAGTTTTAAAGGAAAATCTTTGAAAGAAATAATGAGAGTAATATCAAGATGGTATGATGTTGATGTAGTTTTTGAAAATAAAAAATTGGAATCGCTTGAGTTTAAAGGAAGTCTTGATAAAAAGCAATCCCTAAAAGAGATCTTATCAATCATGAAGTCAACTACAATAAATAGTTATGAAATAAAAGATAAGACTCTAGTAATAAGATAA
- a CDS encoding RNA polymerase sigma-70 factor yields the protein MGAKVNMVNKKDIKKIFNEYYASLVQYANRFLVTVDECEDLVQDVFVDFWEKENLFPDEISLKVYLYKVVRNKCYNVIKHNQVKNKYAENTIQSLEDDNLFLKQILEEDIVRQLHKAIEVLPQRKKEIIKLSLKGLKNIEISAELGIQLQTVKTLKTQSYKILREQFKDLESIIYFLLTNTIHKKAFD from the coding sequence TTGGGAGCAAAAGTGAATATGGTCAATAAGAAGGATATAAAGAAAATATTTAATGAATATTATGCATCCCTTGTGCAATACGCTAACCGTTTTTTGGTTACAGTTGACGAATGCGAAGATTTAGTTCAAGATGTATTTGTTGATTTTTGGGAAAAAGAAAATCTATTTCCAGATGAGATATCTTTAAAAGTATATTTATACAAAGTTGTACGAAACAAATGTTACAATGTCATTAAACATAATCAGGTAAAAAATAAATACGCCGAAAATACTATTCAATCTTTAGAAGATGACAATTTATTTTTAAAGCAAATTCTTGAAGAAGATATTGTTCGTCAACTGCATAAAGCCATTGAAGTCTTGCCTCAACGAAAAAAAGAAATTATAAAATTAAGCCTTAAAGGACTTAAAAATATAGAAATTTCAGCCGAATTAGGAATCCAACTCCAAACTGTAAAGACATTAAAAACTCAGTCTTACAAAATATTACGGGAACAGTTTAAAGATTTAGAGTCTATAATTTATTTTTTATTGACCAACACTATCCACAAAAAAGCGTTTGATTAA
- a CDS encoding RagB/SusD family nutrient uptake outer membrane protein: MKNKIKKLLPFLVLATVSVSCSKDFLEADPLSFYEPETTFSTEAGLQATLALCDKQLRNNYIHYGYSGVSVPIGTEYLFSDMAQYGKTDTGSNIADYAATIVPTGDFRRDPSGESIYLGFMWTEAYTGIKNANTVLTYIDKVQGLSQDIKNKYIGQAYFHRAYRYLNLVYQFGDIPLITKILEVPKQSYYSTKKEAIIEMITADMEKAVQFVPDQSKIGYIGMVSKGACRQLLIKCYLASGRFADAEAQANVLINQSGYTLVQGNLGIFDPGGNPTAWPITRNVIWDLHRPENKVIPSNTEAILVAPNGGAQSFLAFSSMRIFGPNWNDANLITPDGKTAAPRFPLTDKTNYNAKYDYQRAIGRGIGTISGSYYSQHPMWVVNGIEDKQDLRHNSTVGNWVNMTDLKYAPGTGGSATWAGQNFRMKDAAGKLLALDSIRDWFDFPHYKIFLHDVVAENNPAANDFQGATAGASANWYIYRLAETYLLRAEARFYQGNVVGAAQDVNAVRARAKASQMYTTVTIGDICAERGRELYLEEWRNVELKRISHCLALSGKPDEWGNTYSKTNWDKQSGKDAAGGSYWWQRIVHYTLYNKYPAGISIKPGVKFYTMDKRNNYWPIPYRLAIEPNIKGQLSQNYGYDGYDASVKVWDKWQDAVADEDKI; the protein is encoded by the coding sequence ATGAAAAATAAAATTAAGAAACTGCTGCCTTTTTTAGTATTGGCAACTGTATCTGTTTCTTGTTCAAAAGATTTTCTTGAAGCAGACCCGCTTTCGTTTTACGAACCCGAAACTACATTTTCTACCGAAGCTGGGTTGCAGGCAACTTTAGCTTTGTGCGATAAACAGTTGCGTAATAATTATATTCACTATGGTTATTCGGGTGTTAGTGTGCCTATTGGTACGGAGTATCTTTTCTCAGATATGGCGCAATATGGAAAAACGGATACAGGCAGTAATATTGCTGATTATGCCGCTACTATCGTTCCTACGGGAGACTTTAGAAGAGATCCAAGTGGAGAATCGATTTATCTTGGATTTATGTGGACCGAAGCTTATACAGGTATCAAGAATGCTAATACCGTATTGACTTATATCGATAAAGTACAAGGTTTATCACAAGATATAAAAAACAAATATATCGGGCAAGCGTATTTTCATAGAGCTTACCGTTATCTTAATTTGGTTTATCAATTTGGGGACATACCGTTGATTACTAAAATTTTGGAGGTTCCAAAGCAGAGTTATTATTCTACTAAGAAGGAAGCCATTATAGAAATGATTACAGCAGATATGGAAAAAGCTGTACAATTTGTCCCTGACCAATCAAAAATAGGATACATAGGTATGGTCAGTAAAGGTGCATGCCGTCAGTTATTAATAAAATGTTATTTGGCATCAGGCAGATTTGCCGATGCAGAGGCACAGGCCAATGTCCTGATAAACCAATCAGGTTACACTTTGGTACAAGGTAATTTAGGAATTTTTGATCCGGGAGGAAATCCTACGGCATGGCCAATTACCAGAAATGTGATCTGGGATTTGCACAGACCTGAGAACAAAGTTATTCCTTCTAATACTGAAGCTATATTGGTTGCGCCAAATGGAGGAGCACAGTCATTTTTAGCATTTTCTTCGATGAGAATTTTTGGTCCTAACTGGAATGATGCTAATTTGATTACTCCAGATGGGAAAACAGCAGCACCGCGTTTTCCATTGACCGATAAAACTAATTATAATGCAAAATATGATTATCAAAGAGCGATAGGACGTGGTATAGGTACTATCAGTGGTTCTTATTATTCACAACATCCTATGTGGGTTGTGAACGGTATTGAGGATAAGCAGGATCTTAGACATAACAGCACTGTTGGTAACTGGGTGAATATGACCGATCTTAAATACGCTCCCGGAACAGGTGGTAGTGCTACATGGGCTGGACAAAATTTTAGAATGAAAGATGCAGCTGGAAAATTGTTAGCACTGGATTCAATTCGTGATTGGTTTGATTTTCCACATTATAAAATCTTTTTGCATGATGTTGTGGCTGAAAACAATCCAGCAGCTAATGATTTTCAGGGAGCTACTGCGGGAGCTAGTGCAAATTGGTACATATATCGTTTAGCTGAAACTTATCTATTACGTGCAGAAGCTCGTTTTTATCAAGGTAATGTTGTTGGTGCGGCTCAGGATGTGAATGCAGTAAGAGCTAGAGCAAAAGCCTCGCAAATGTACACGACAGTAACTATCGGTGATATTTGTGCTGAAAGAGGAAGGGAACTTTATCTGGAAGAATGGAGAAATGTGGAGTTAAAACGTATTTCGCACTGTTTGGCCCTTAGCGGAAAACCAGACGAATGGGGCAATACTTATAGTAAAACCAATTGGGATAAACAATCAGGAAAAGATGCAGCCGGAGGAAGTTATTGGTGGCAGCGTATTGTACATTATACCCTTTATAACAAATATCCAGCAGGTATTTCTATTAAACCAGGTGTAAAGTTTTATACTATGGATAAACGTAATAATTACTGGCCAATTCCATACAGACTAGCTATTGAGCCGAATATTAAAGGGCAATTAAGTCAGAACTATGGTTATGATGGTTACGATGCCAGCGTGAAAGTTTGGGACAAATGGCAGGATGCCGTTGCAGATGAAGATAAAATCTAA